From Sporosarcina sp. Te-1, the proteins below share one genomic window:
- a CDS encoding PH domain-containing protein, with the protein MSEQRYRLHWVTSIIEILKALKEAILPLIVLLFANGRREGDTGLWYIDYLSFIITGSLIIILSVSGIIKWLRFQYWFEDDELRIESGLFVRKKRYIPFERIQSLNYTEGIFHRPFKLVKVSVETAGSSSLKKSEGELTAITKEAASQIERHMAEAKRKRKQPISDDSLNEGPILEEALEAVEEKAVKVFSLSSKDLFILATTSGGIGVILSGVAIFLSQFGDLIPYEWMFEEFSSIIKFGALIVGLAAFAGLVGVWILSVIMTFFSYYAFTVTLEEEDIIITRGLLEKKRVTVPLKRVQSVSVIQNPLRQPFGYASVSIHSAGGGVGDGAKINLFPLVKKKRVQERLEAIFPDYLFEEPATKLPPRGKPFFYRIDFLWMLPVIGALTYFFFPYGLLSLLIIPIIIALGLWQYRSSAYTVHDNQVTMRFRGISLQTAYMTRRRIQSLEMKQSYFNKRKQVASIVASAKSGMGQHRGHIHFMDEAEAERILTWYEKRSTRKTTPPLQLADESLEAE; encoded by the coding sequence ATGTCTGAGCAACGATATAGATTACATTGGGTCACCTCAATCATCGAAATATTGAAAGCTTTGAAGGAAGCGATTCTTCCGCTTATCGTCCTTCTGTTTGCTAATGGGCGAAGAGAAGGGGATACCGGCCTTTGGTACATCGATTACTTATCCTTCATCATTACCGGCAGTTTAATCATTATCTTGTCAGTCAGCGGGATCATCAAATGGCTGCGGTTCCAATATTGGTTCGAAGATGATGAATTGCGCATTGAGTCCGGACTGTTCGTTAGGAAAAAACGATACATTCCATTTGAGCGGATTCAAAGTCTTAATTATACGGAAGGGATCTTCCACCGGCCGTTTAAGCTAGTGAAAGTCAGTGTGGAAACAGCGGGCAGTTCTTCATTGAAAAAGTCAGAAGGTGAATTGACTGCCATTACGAAAGAGGCGGCCAGTCAAATCGAACGGCATATGGCTGAGGCGAAACGGAAGCGGAAGCAACCGATTTCGGATGACTCGTTGAATGAAGGGCCGATTCTGGAGGAAGCGTTGGAAGCGGTAGAGGAAAAAGCGGTAAAAGTCTTCTCGCTTTCATCAAAAGACTTGTTCATTCTGGCGACTACTTCAGGAGGAATAGGAGTCATCTTGTCCGGTGTGGCCATCTTCCTTTCACAATTTGGGGATCTCATCCCGTATGAATGGATGTTCGAAGAATTTTCCTCGATTATCAAATTCGGGGCTCTCATTGTAGGGCTTGCTGCTTTTGCAGGATTAGTGGGTGTTTGGATATTATCAGTCATCATGACGTTCTTTTCCTACTATGCATTTACCGTGACCTTGGAAGAGGAAGATATCATTATTACGCGAGGGTTGCTGGAGAAAAAGAGAGTAACAGTTCCGTTAAAACGGGTGCAAAGTGTCAGCGTCATTCAAAATCCATTGCGTCAGCCCTTCGGCTATGCGTCTGTTTCGATTCATAGCGCCGGTGGAGGAGTCGGGGATGGAGCTAAAATTAACCTGTTCCCGTTAGTAAAGAAAAAAAGAGTACAGGAAAGATTAGAAGCCATTTTTCCAGATTATCTGTTTGAAGAGCCTGCAACCAAGCTCCCGCCCAGGGGGAAGCCGTTCTTCTACCGAATCGATTTTCTATGGATGCTGCCGGTGATCGGGGCATTGACATACTTCTTTTTCCCGTACGGCTTGCTATCGCTTCTGATCATTCCAATCATTATTGCATTGGGTCTATGGCAATATCGATCCAGTGCCTACACGGTCCATGACAACCAAGTCACCATGCGTTTTCGAGGCATCAGCTTGCAAACAGCGTACATGACGAGAAGAAGAATTCAATCATTGGAAATGAAACAAAGCTACTTCAACAAACGGAAACAGGTCGCTTCTATCGTCGCTAGCGCCAAATCAGGAATGGGCCAGCACCGTGGACATATCCACTTCATGGACGAAGCGGAAGCCGAACGCATTTTGACTTGGTACGAAAAGCGGTCCACTCGAAAAACAACGCCGCCTCTCCAACTGGCGGACGAATCGTTGGAAGCTGAATAA
- a CDS encoding PH domain-containing protein has protein sequence MRPQPANQISRKGLKVWRLYGIIQTGILTLLAIGLGVLVYINDWYTWLYAAAAAVVVIDSYISIYLIPKIRWMRWRYEVRESEIELQHGLFIVKRTLIPMVRVQHVDTSQGPILKKYGLAVITISTAATNHSIPALEMEEADELRNRISILARVAEDDV, from the coding sequence ATGAGGCCGCAACCTGCAAATCAAATTTCAAGAAAAGGCCTGAAGGTGTGGAGGCTGTATGGAATCATTCAGACTGGCATCCTGACACTGCTGGCAATTGGTCTTGGCGTGCTCGTTTACATAAATGATTGGTATACGTGGTTATACGCAGCAGCGGCTGCAGTAGTTGTGATTGACTCCTATATCTCCATTTATTTGATCCCGAAGATCAGATGGATGCGTTGGAGATATGAAGTGCGGGAGTCTGAAATCGAGTTGCAGCATGGGTTGTTTATTGTGAAACGGACCCTTATACCCATGGTGCGAGTGCAACACGTAGATACCTCCCAAGGTCCGATTTTGAAAAAGTATGGGCTTGCCGTTATTACGATTTCCACTGCTGCCACCAATCATTCGATTCCGGCGCTTGAGATGGAGGAGGCCGACGAATTAAGAAATCGGATTTCGATCCTGGCAAGGGTGGCGGAAGACGATGTCTGA